AGTAATTAATAACATCCTAACATCCTAACATTCTAACATCCTAACGTGTTAATATGTTAAAAAGTTAAAATGCTTATATGAAAAACATACTATTAGTCGAAGACGATCCGTTTTTAGTCGACATCTACACCACCAAGTTTAAGGAAACGGGTTTTGCCATTGACGTGGCTCCGGACGGCAGCCAGGCGATCAGAAAGATGACGGAAAAAAAGCCGGATTTGGTCTTGCTAGACATAGTTCTGCCGCACCTTGACGGCTGGGAGATTTTAGAGAGGATCAGAAGTGACGAAAATCTTAAAGACCTGAAAGTCGTCATTCTTTCCAATCTCGGCCAGAAATCAGAGGTAGACAAGGCTTTTGCCATGGG
This genomic window from bacterium contains:
- a CDS encoding response regulator gives rise to the protein MKNILLVEDDPFLVDIYTTKFKETGFAIDVAPDGSQAIRKMTEKKPDLVLLDIVLPHLDGWEILERIRSDENLKDLKVVILSNLGQKSEVDKAFAMGATKYLIKAHYTPSEVVEEVRTILK